Genomic segment of Streptosporangium sp. NBC_01755:
ACGCGACCCCCGCACGGTTGGCGAACAGCGCGCCGGCCAGCCCCGCGAACAGGCCGGACGCGGCGAATGCGAGCAGCCGGATCCGCCGTACCGGCATCCCGAGCATGGTCGCGGCCTGCGTGTTGTCGCCGATCGAGCGGAACTGCCGCCCGAGCTTGGTACGACGCAGGAGCAGCCCGACGGCGGCGAACAGGGCGACGGTGACCGCGATCTCGATAAGCGCCTGTGCGCTGATCACGAGCTTGCCCAACTCGAGCACATCTCCGTTCACCCAGGTCACCCCCGGCAGCGCCGACTTGCCGAAGGCGACCCCGGCCATCTGCTGCACGGCGAAGAGACCGGCCACCAGCGCCATCACCACGTGGTGGTCCTCACCCCCACCGGGCTTGACCAGCGGGGCCACCACCAGCACCTCGATGCACAGGCCGAGCACGGCGCCGGACACCACCCCGACCAGCACGCCGAGCACCAGCGGCAGACCGGCGCCGACCGTGAGCGCCGAGCTGACCATCCCCCCGACGACCACCAGGCCGCCGACGGCGAAGTTGAACAGTGCGGCGCTCTCCTTGACCATGAACAGGGCCAACGCGATCAGGCCCAGGAAACACCCCGTCTCCAGCGTGGGGATGACGAGCTCGACAGGCATGGGGACTCCTTCTCCGTCTCTCAGCGCGTGCGGATCACTCGACCCGCTGGTTCACCTCGACGACGTTCATCGACGGGTCGTAGGTGTAGAGCTGGTGGAAACCCTTGTAGGACCAGGTGCCGGCGTCGTTGAAGGGCACGCCCTGCTCGGTGAGGCGCTGCATGACGCCCTTGATGTCGTCGACCTGGATGGCGATGTGGCCGTTGATGACCGGGTGCAGTCGCAGGTCGTTGTCCCAGGGCAGTGACGGGGTCGGCTTGCAGACATGGATCTGGCGACCGTTGCCGTCCTCGAACAGCGCGACGAAGTCGCTCCCGGTCTCGAGTTGGCCCTGCTTGCCATCGCCGGACCAGGGGAACTGGATCTCGTTCATGCCGAAGACGCTCTGGTAGAAGCGGACCATCGCCCGGACGTCGTGGGCGGGGATGTTGACGTGGTGCAGCTGCCAGCTCATGATTCCTTCGTTTCTCTCGGTTCTCTTGGTTCTCGTTCGAGGACAGGGGGGTCAGATCCGCAGCGGG
This window contains:
- a CDS encoding branched-chain amino acid ABC transporter permease, with amino-acid sequence MPVELVIPTLETGCFLGLIALALFMVKESAALFNFAVGGLVVVGGMVSSALTVGAGLPLVLGVLVGVVSGAVLGLCIEVLVVAPLVKPGGGEDHHVVMALVAGLFAVQQMAGVAFGKSALPGVTWVNGDVLELGKLVISAQALIEIAVTVALFAAVGLLLRRTKLGRQFRSIGDNTQAATMLGMPVRRIRLLAFAASGLFAGLAGALFANRAGVAFTSALQFTLFGFLAFVIGGAANVWGPLAGGLGLAFLQALAIYHFGPAALSYVTFAAAAIFFALRPEGIFVKRVRA
- a CDS encoding VOC family protein gives rise to the protein MSWQLHHVNIPAHDVRAMVRFYQSVFGMNEIQFPWSGDGKQGQLETGSDFVALFEDGNGRQIHVCKPTPSLPWDNDLRLHPVINGHIAIQVDDIKGVMQRLTEQGVPFNDAGTWSYKGFHQLYTYDPSMNVVEVNQRVE